Part of the Lolium rigidum isolate FL_2022 chromosome 6, APGP_CSIRO_Lrig_0.1, whole genome shotgun sequence genome, ggtCGAAAGCCTCTTCCCACCCGGCTGGTTGGATTGTCGTGTTCCAGAAGGCACTGTCGGCAAAATTTATTGTGTGTATGCCTGAAGATTGTTGGATTGGGTCTTTTCGGTCGTGCCCACCCATGTTTTTATCTAACTCCTtgatttcagagggagcgcttcgaaactCTGCTGGTTGTTAATACcatggagctcgttttcttttcatggtgctggcggagaggGTCATGAAAGCCGAGATGGGTGGAAGAGCAATAGTGaacggatcttggtggtgaggtggaattggtTTGGTGCTTCGTGACTTCAAACATCGACTTGTATGTGGGGACGACTTcataggagaagttcagagttatATCTTttggggtgaaaatccaaggtctgttttgagagtgaggatatttttcagggtgaaaacctaagatctatgatcgggcgaggacagcgtttgtgcactgtttcctttttTGATgtgtcgcttatggagaagctgatcttctggtgttgtcttggtggtgccagtgttgttgtttcaagttttcgatttttttagtgggacttttatttttattttgtaattttctttcttttttggctgtgtgcattatttatgccattagggcatgatgttgttgtagaggctgtgtgtaattggtatctccgcgatattaatatatgctctttatcgagaAAAAAAGAATCGTAAAGCGGCAAAAAGATGGTGCAAACGTGCACATGACCTCCTGTGCACGGAACAAAAACATTTATGATTCAACAAGCATATATGCAGCAGAAAAAATAACATAAATACGTGAAAAAAACTTCATGTTTAGGTTTAAAAATTCATGGTTCTGGACCAACCGATTCATACACATTCTACTATATATGAGAAACCTGAATACAAATTATATCTATAACCTCTAAAGATTTAAAACATACTCCACCTTGTTGCCAACATGCAAGATAACATAAAAGCAAAGGTATCACACCTCCTGCTCCCTTCGTTAACCATGACGGGGATCTTAAAGCATTGATCCGAATGGCACAATATATGGTAAAGCAAGCTCTCACACGTTACCAATAGGTTGACCAAATCTTAGATCAAACAGATGTCGTTTTGCTGGCCAAAATTTTCCCTACTACACTTTTGGTGCTAGAACTGCAATATCCACCGACCGAACACTTTAACCCACAACACTCAACACAAGAAACAATCTCATCAAGTTTGGATTCAGTCCAAACATGTTTAAGCCTCCTACCACCAACTAGAAAATAACCGGTCAAGAATAACAAATAGGGCACAAATCATCTTCCACTCTTCCTCTTTCTTCTCGCAAGATAGTGATTTGTGCGTCGCGCCCCAAGTTATGTGGAATTATGAAGTGATATTTAGATACAAACTGTTCAAGATAGGTGTTGTGCATATGACAATATAGTTTATGATTctgctagttctcagctagctgaaaacTAAATTAGTGCCCAGTCAAATCCTACACCGTGATTCATGTATATGAGTTGCAAGTTAAATTGCAACTGATTTTTTTAAGTGCAAATGGGATAgcaactgagttttttttttaaGTTGCAAGTGGGATGTAACTAAGAACAATGCTCTGCACCATcagatttgctttatgattcatgatAATCATAAGTTGCAATGCAACTGACATTTGATGATGTCAGATGATTGTGAACAAAGTTAATTTTGAGTGGGCTAAAAACTAGCCACATCCTATAATTTATGGACGATCGTCGCCTCTGATACACTAATTTACGGCAACAATACAGATCCGACTATTTGAAGTATAAGTTTTGTTATCTTTCCTATTTCACTCTTCTCCATGCAACACAAGACTCTGTACATGCACTAAGCTATACCTGGAGATACGGTTGGCTAGAAAGCACAAATTTCTTTTGGTATTTTACTTAGTTGGTACAAGTACACCACCAGGCCAATAATCTTGTCAGTGGTGTAGAATACTTGAGTTATCTTCAGTTTATCTGACCCTTTGCTTCTTTGTTTGATTATCCAAAACAATCTTTCAATTACACTGTGCTCTCCGGTGTAAGCGGTCTTGATCTAATTGAAAGAAACATGCATCACGAAGAGGTGGTTGTCAGATTCGTCAGAGATCAAATCAGAAGAACACTCAACAATTTCAATGTCAAACAAACAAATAATGTCTACATTTTTATGGGTGTGATTATGTCTTACCGTTGTGTGAAGCCGGAGGTAGAAGACGGGTAGCTAGACGGCAGCGAGTGCGACATCGAAGGAGAGAAGGAAGGAGAAGACGGGTGGTACGGCCTCGGTGGcatggggagctcatgaatgctcCTCTCCAGCATCTCCAGCACCCTGCTCATCGACGGCCGGTTCGCCGGGACGGTCTGAATGCACCACAGCCCGACCATCGCCATCTTCCTCGCGATCGTCTCCCCCTCGCCACAACCTCCATCATCCTCCCGCGCCACCAGCACCCCGCCATCCCCGACCATGTAGTCATAGATCCAGAGCGGGAAGAACAGGTCGGCCTCCTTCTCGGCGGCGAAGGCCTTCACGTTGCTTCGTCCGCCTACCATCTCCAGCAGCAGCATTCCGTAGCTGTACACGTCTGACTTTGCCGACACGACCCCGAACCCTCGTGAGAACACCTCCGGTGCAATGAACCCCACGGTGCCCCTCGCGTCGGCCATGGTCAGGATGCTCTCCTTGGGGTCACATAGCTTGGCCATCCCGAAATCGGCCACCTTGGGCCGGAACCCCTCGTCTAGCAGCACGTTGTGGGGCTTCACATCAAAGTGGATGATCCGCGTGTTGCAACCTTCGTGCAGGTACTCCAGCCCCCTCGCCACGCCCAATGCGATCTCCTGCAGCGTCTCCCACCCGAGGCTCTTCACCGGTGCCGGCGTTGTCGATGACGGTGCGGAGTAAATGTACTTGTCAAGGGAGCCATTGGGCATTTGCTCGTAGACGAGGGCGCGCTTGGATCCCTCGAGGCAGAACCCAAGCAAGCTAACGATGTTGACGTGGGACGTCCTGCCAATGCTGATCACCTCATTCAGGAACTCCTCGCCCTTGGGCCCGGAGTGGTGCAGAAACTTGACGGCAACCTTCCGGTGGTCGCCGGGCAGGGTGCCACTGTACACCGTGCCGTAGCCACCTTCGCCAAGCTTGAATTTGAAGGAGTTGGTTATCTTCTTCAGCTCACAGTACCGGTACCTCCTAGGTGCCAGAGACCCGTACTTTTTCAGCAGCTTTTCAACGTTTGCGTTGTCAGCACGGATGGTTTTTCTGTCCATGATGGTGGAATAACTAAAGCTTCGAATTCGTCGGTGGAACTTCAAGGCGGTGACAAGGCAGGCCAGCAGCAAGCCAAATGTGATCGACAACGATACTGAAATTTACAAACACAACTATGTGAGTACTTACTAGGTACCATCAAATTCGGTAACACGATTTTATGGAAAATGTATGGAAGCTAATCTTATCATCAAATGGGCCAGGAACAGCGAGAAATAGCAATCTAATCATGCCATTTGAAACTTACCAAAATATACATGCATAAGTTTTttgaaaaaatacaaaaatatcatCAAGCCTAAATACATGTTGTCCTTGAAGGATTAATCAAACTCGGTTAACTCACTATTAAAATCGGGACTAATACTCAGGTGTACGTGCAAGTAGTCAAAACTCAGTTGTAAGGAGTCGTATGTTGCAGCTCATTACTAGAATACTAGCTCAAATCACAACGCAATCCTATGGTTTAGGAGTTGACTGAGAACTAAGCTAATTCTATTTGCATTGGTGAGCTGAAATATCACTTTTAGATTTTCCTTGATAAACTTTACAACATATCTATGActtcctccgtctcaaaaaaaaataccacatatttaTCTAcatttagaaaaatctatgacATCTTTTTTGTGACAGAAAGTGTAGAACATATTCTACTACCATATGCATAtagaaagtactccctccgttcctttttaattgattcAAATTTAGCATAACTTTgtgctaaatctgagtcaattaaaaaaaacggagggagtaacagtCAAAGGCGATGTAATTAACGGACTGATCAGAGCACATCCATGCGCATATGTACAACTCGGTACCTATCAGGATGACCTTCCTGTTTGATTTCTTGTCATCTGCATATATGGAAGAAAACAAAAGTCAAGATACACAATGTCATCAACATCAACTTATCAAACATAGTTGGCAAACTAATCAACGAGGCAGGTCCCGATGAAAGACTAGTTATACCTGACAACAACGCAATTGTACTGTACTCAGGATGTGATGGGGAGATGCATATTGCTAGGGACAAATTGCAGGATGTGATGGGGAGATGCATATAACTAGGTACAAATTGCGTCATTGATTGGGCAATGCTAACGACTGAAACACAGACATGAATATATACTAAACAGGTTAATTTAGGCGTATGCATCGTGTGAACTCTTACAATGGACCAAGCGGTAGATGTCGCTTGCTCATTCATTTTCCTATCTTGTCTTGGTTTATGTCTGGACTCGGTAAGCTATTACGTCTCATGCATATGTACGTATCCTACCGCGCTAGCTAGCTACCCCGCGTTGATCAGTCCACACGACGCATGGAATGGATGCACATGCACGGCGAGGAATTCCGGCTAGTCGCACGATAAACTATAGAGTTTTAGGCAGCAACTAACCTAGAACCCATTGGCTATCAAAGACTACTTTTTGCAGATATATATTGGAACGATGACATCGAAGAAGATCGTGACAACCGCTGACCAAGTAACCAAGCCGTTCCAATCTAGGGCGTGCAACATGTCATGTCAGCTATCAAAGCCCTTACACTCTTTTTAGTCAACTGGAGTAACCTAGCTATCTAGCTAGCTTGCTTGCTTGTTCTATAAGCGTTGCCAGCTAATATAAACACACTTGTGTGGAATTAAAGACGATTGAAGAAACATTTTACTTTTGAAAAATATAAGAGGAAAACATGACCGCGGTAGCTTCTGGGAGCTACGAAAATGTAAGCTATCCAGGCAATTTACATATTTACTTTTACTTTTTGCGAGAAATAAAACACCACCTTATCGGGCGGCTGCCACACCGGCCCATCGCGCCATCGCGGCGCACCACGAGACTAAAATTCTAGCGTTCGATTTCTACATAATTTGGGTGAACTCTTTAGTTATGTTGTAATTTGCAGTACGAGAACTGAGttccagctcagtggcaaggcaaggcgagtgcgcagccagcccacccgggttcgaatccccatcaCGCGGTAATTTCGCGGGAGGGGCGAACTTTAAtcgggttatcatcctagcgtccatccgcggggagagtctcatttctacctaacaacgtatagccaagggagggatcattcccccgttggtcaacgtttaaTTTGCAGTACTGCTCGCTGTGTGCATGTTTACGCACAATCTATAATGAAAACCTAGAAGTACAAAGTCGAAGCATGTACTTTGCATACATCCTATAGTCCATCATTGTATCAGAGCAGTTTGTTTTACGTAGGGTTTAGCCACCGACCGCTCCGTCCGGGGAGATTGATCTCCATGATCTATGCTGGGGGCATCAGATCTCGTAGCTATTTTTCCTTTAGATTAGTTTCATATTTTAGCAACGTTTTAGATctatttctccttttctttttattaGCCAGCAAACATCTAATCAGTCCTTGGCAATGTCGTCATCACGTGCCTCCACTCCACCCTCGACGTCGACTCTTCTCCGTCGAATTCTCGCTAAGAATCATCGTCGTGCCAAGGAGGTTCTGCGTGGCACCCAAGGAATGCCTTCATGCACGGGTCTGATTGTCTTCACCAACGTCGACCAGGATACCCGTTCCAAGTATGCGCATTGCCATCAACAAAGGGCTGCACCATCGCCGTTGGTCGTCAACGCGTACAACCATCTACAACAACGCCGCTAGGTGAGCTATTCTGTCTCATGTAGATGTAGTTATCGTACGTACCGCTGCCGCGCGCTAGGTAAACTATCCCGTTGATCAGTTCACACAACGCGGGGGATGCACCTGTCGCAACGAGGAATTAATTCCGGCCAGTTGCAGGCTAAAAGTATACAGTTTTAGGCCAGGAGTCTATTGGCTACGGCCAAAGGACTATTTGTGGAAACTGATGCGATGAGGCCGATCAAAGATTTGGGCAAACCGCTGACCAAGTAACCACGCCGTTCTGAGGACGTGCAACGCGTCATTTCAGTAAGCCATATATACATTGTTGCTAGTCAACTCGAGATACCAATCTAGCTAGCTTGCTTGTCCTACAAGTGTTGCCAcacctttttttcgataaaggatgctttcattacttttataagcaattacatccagcctctgcataaccaggatgcacacagccgtataTGTTGTCTCAGGTTCGAAAGTGATAAAAACGAataaactaggcgagatacacatCAAAGATGAAACATAAAACGCCTAAGAgataggtggggcatctatccgtagactatgctgccacccatgttgggaaaagtGTTGCCACACCTAATTTACACACACTTGGAAAGGCGACCCATCAAAACCTTCCAACTTTTCAACCACAGGATGATCGGAAGCTTCAACTATTAGTCGCATGGCTTGTGATCTTCTAGATACACTTGAATCTAACaatatatttatgcattttttgtaACCTAGCTTCATTTACATGAGAGCGTGCTGGCTgctatacatacatgcatgcatttaaCCTCCAAACCGTTGGATTGCATTATGATTCATGCTATCCCGTGAATTGCATATAGGTCGCAATGGAGATTTCTCTAGTTGCATAGGTTACTAATTAAGATGATCCGATTGCACATGGGTTGCAGCTAGATTGCAAGTTTGTAACTGAAACATATAGACGTCGATCGCCTGATTGAAATTTAGTTACATCTAAGTCGAGTGAGATTAGTCGATGGAGATGTCCTATGCATTTCAAGATAGAATTTTTGCCGTTTAGTTTTTTCATTCAAATGCGATCGAACCCAGCTGATTTTTTGCCGTTCAGTTTCTTCAGTGCCGGCaactatgcatgcatgcatattaacGCAAGAATTATCAACAAAGCGTACGAGAAGGAAGTCAAGCGTGTGCTTACTGCATCTCGCCGGGTGCGACGAGCCGTCGGCGCAAACGCAGGCGAACGCGTCGGCGTTGGAGTCGTACCCGCACTGGCCGCCGCTGGCGCTGCAGGCTCCACAGTCACCGGCCGACGCCCTCCACTCCAGCACGTACCCTTCCCGGAGCAGCCGCGGGTACTCCGCGCCAGCACTCCCGCCCGGCGACAACGAGCCGACCACCGGCACCACCGCGTAGCTACACCTCCCCGCCACCGCCCTCGCCGCGGTCGTGTTATACGCCGCGTCGAGCCGTACCACGGCCGCGGTGCCCGGGCACATCACGTCGACGAACcccggggccggcggcggcgtgcagttgaagaggaagaagagctgccggttggcggcggcgctggcggaGAAGGGCGCGAGGCTGAGGCTGGCGGAGACGTCGATGGTGGGCACGGGGCAGCCGCTGGCGTTCGTCTGCACGTTGTCGTTGGCGACGACCACGGTGCGGTCCGCGTAGGAGACGCGGAGGAGCTTGTAGCCGCCGCGGAAGGAGCGGGAGAGAGAGGCCCGCCCGCCGGCCACGCAGTCCACCTGGAACGCCGGCGGGCCGCACGGTGTCGATGGCTGCGCGGCGTCCGTGACCCAGAACGGGTAGCTCAGGGTGATGTTGCCGCACGTCTTGGGCGCGCAGGTTGCCACGGTTGCCGCCGCCGGTGTCGTCGTCGCATGATACGAGAGGACGAGAGTCGCTAGGACGGAGAGGAGGACTCGCCGTCGTGGGAGTTGCATCGCGACGATCCGTGGGTGCCTTCTCAGACCGCGCCTGGAAAAAAATGTTGAACGTACGTACACTGTGTATACCTAGTCGCGTATATAGAGATGGATGGACATATGGAGAAGTAAACGGGGACTATTTGCAATCTATTTGACTCGTGCGCTCCAGATCGTGTCGTCTGGTCACATTCTTGGACTTTGTCTCTCTGTTTTCAGCAATGTCGATTGTTGAGTATTAGTAGCGCTATGGTTTACGCGATGCTTGCATCAGGAGATCGGGACCGGTAATGGTAGGTGAGTGCTCGACTTGGTCAGTCAAGATCAATTTCATGCTTTTGGTGAACCCATATATTTTATAATTTGGCATACTTCTCTCTGAAGTGTATATTATTGTAAAATGAACTTTCAAAACGAAACCAAGCAAATGACAATCTTGCATACCGTGCGGTCGTACAGCGGGTGACGGGCTCAAACGCTATTTCACCACCGTCTCCGCTACCGCTCCACCACCGCCTCAgtacctgctccggcgagcaatttcgCACTCTAGCAGATCCATCGGCCCCTTCCGCGATGTGGTCGAGGTGAGGCTCATTCGGCCTGGCGACGGGCCGGAGCACCCATGCTTATTGCGCTCGGAGGGCGTGAAGAAGTGTGCACGCGGCCAAGCGGTGGACCAACCACGGGTTCACCTCGCCACCGTCCCTCCACGCCTACGCACACAACGCGGAGGCGGAGTCCTCCTCCTTGTGCGGCCGCCATCGTCCTCGCTGCCCCATCTACTCTGACGAGGAGGGGAAAAGCTCGTTGACGGTGACCACATCGACAACGATGAATCCGAGCACCATGCTATCGAGAAGCAACGGCGTCGGTCAGAGCGAGTGGTCGTGGCGGCGCAGAAGCGTGACAAGGAGGAGGCGTGCTTGGCCCTCATGCAGGTGGCATCCTGCGAAACCAAGCAAGTGGAGCTCGCAGTCCGCCGCTTGAAGGATGTCCGCCGCGTTAAGCGGCGCTCGCCCGTCATCGCCGCGTCCACAAGTTTGATAGTTTATTTtagtagtttattttgcatagtgATGGTGTGCCGATGAACAAAATCGTGCAATGTTGAATGCTCACTTCTCAAAGTACGGTTATTAATCTTCGCAATCTTAATTTGAGCATGGAAACCTGTTTAGAGTGGCATGTAGTCGCGTTTTTTCAGTTTGCAATTAACTGAATCCGCTTGAGCTGCTCTTACAAGTGGGCTAAACATGAAAATGTACATGCACTCCGGGAAACTGTcaagcggccgtcggcacagcatcacCTGCCGCCCACACTTGTACCGACGGCTGCCGTCAGCACAACGCCGTCGGCACAATATTGCCTCATCACAGAACCTGGCGCCGTCGGTACAgactttgccgtcggcacagctggcAGCCCGACGGTCTGACGACGCCGTCGGCACAGTACGCGAGGGGCCCGCGGAGCGTCTAACGGCCGTTAGACCAGGAGGACGCTGTGCCGACGACCAGGCCGTCGGCATAGGAGCTGCGGTCGGACGGTCAGGCGCTGCCACGTGTCCACGCCCCGttactgtgccgacggcaaagccgtcgacCCAGACTCGTCGACCCAGCCGCGTCGCCAGCCGCTCTGCCCCGCTGTTGCGCACCAccctcctgtgccgacggcatgcTCCTACCATTTGGCACGGCCAAGGagctgccgtcggcacagacgctGCCATTTGGTTTTCCCGCATTTTTTGTGGCACAGCCCAGCAAACACAGCAAAAATAGTAGTAATATACATTGAAATGCATCACAAATGTAGCACAGCACacaatcatcatcgtcatcatatcAAATATAGCAACAACATCATCGTCATACAAATATGTAACACGACACATCGACACATGGTAGCATCATCATCATACATCGTCGACACATGGCACACACGATTGACGCACGCCCGCTAGACACCTAGCTAAGGGAAACTAAGATCATAACCAACCAAGTTCCTGACTCATCCATTCAGGCGTCCGGCCTTTGTCGAGGTAGACCGAGGTAGAACCATGGCCTGAACCATCGCCAGCAGGAGAAAACCATGAAGCACCGGGATAATGGCGGccggggtgtgatacgtctccaatgtatcgataatttcttatgttccatgccactttattgatgatacctacatgttgtatgcatactttatgtcatatttatgcattttccggcactaacctattaacgagatgccgaagagccagttgttgttttctgctgtttttggtttcagaaatcctagtaaagaaatattctcggaattggacgaaatcgacgcccaggatcttatttttccacgaagcttccagaacaccgggggagatacgaagtggggcgacgaggcggccacacaacagggcggcgcggcccaagccctgaccgcgccggcctactgtgtgggcccctcgcgtcgcccctaaacctacctcctccgcctacttaagccttcgtcgataataactccagtaccgagagccacgatacggaaaaccttgcagagacgccgccgccgccaatcccatctcgggggattcaggagatcgcctccggcaccccgccggagaggggaatcatctcccggaggactcttcaccgccatggtcgcctccggagtgatgagtgagtagttcacccctggactatgggtccatagcagtagctagatggtcgtcttctcctaattgtgctatcattgttggatcttgtgagctgcctaacatgatcaagatcatctatctgtaatgctacatgttgtgtttgttgggatccgatgaatagagaatgctatgttatgttgattatcaatctattatctatgtgttgtttatgatcttgcatgctctccgttactagtagaggctcggtcaagtttttgcttgtaactccaagagggagtatttatgctcgatagtgggttcatgtctccattaaatctgggggagtgacagaaacctctaaggttgtggatgtgctgttgccaatagggataaaacatcaatgctatgtctaaggatgtatttgttgattacattacgcaccatacttaatgcaattgtctgttgtttgcaacttaatactggagggggttcggatgataacctgaaggtggactttttaggcatagatgcatgcttggatagcggtctatgtactttgtcgtaatgcccaattaaatctcacaatactcatcataacatgtatgtgcatggtcatgccctctttatttgtcaattttccaactgtaatttgttcacccaacatgcttattcttatgggagagacgcctctagtgaactgtggacccggtccattcttttacatcaaatacaatcaactacaatactcgttctactgttttctgcaaacaatcatcatccacactatacatctaatcctttgttacagcaagccggtgagattgacaacctcactgttacgttgggacaaagtactttggttgtattgtgcaggttccacgttggcgccggaatccctgatgttgcgccgcactacactccgccgtcatcaaccttcaacgtgcttcttggctcctactggttcgataaaccttggtttcttactgagggaaaacttgccgctgtacgcatcacaccttcctcttggggttcccaacggtcgcgtgttgtacgcgtatcaagactgttttctggcgccgttgccggggagatcaagacacgctgcaaggggagtctccacctccaatctctttactttgtttttgtcttgctttacttttatttactactttgtttgctgcactaaagcaAAATACAAaagaattagttgctagttttactttacttgctatcttgtttgctatactaaaaacacaaaaaatttgttacttgcatttactctatctagtttggtttatttactgttgctaaaatgggtactcctgaaaatactaagttgtgtgacttcacaaccacaaataataatgatttcttatgcacacctattgctccacctgctactacagcagaattctttgaaattaaacctgctttactaaatcttgttatgagagagcaattttctggtgttagttctgatgatgctgcttcccatcttaataattttgttaaactatgtgaaatgcaaaagtataaggatgtagatggtgacattataaaattaaaattgtttcctttctcattaagaggaagagctaatgattggttgctatctctgcctaagaatagt contains:
- the LOC124664419 gene encoding LEAF RUST 10 DISEASE-RESISTANCE LOCUS RECEPTOR-LIKE PROTEIN KINASE-like 2.1, which encodes MQLPRRRVLLSVLATLVLSYHATTTPAAATVATCAPKTCGNITLSYPFWVTDAAQPSTPCGPPAFQVDCVAGGRASLSRSFRGGYKLLRVSYADRTVVVANDNVQTNASGCPVPTIDVSASLSLAPFSASAAANRAVAGRCSYAVVPVVGSLSPGGSAGAEYPRLLREGYVLEWRASAGDCGACSASGGQCGYDSNADAFACVCADGSSHPARCISLSITFGLLLACLVTALKFHRRIRSFSYSTIMDRKTIRADNANVEKLLKKYGSLAPRRYRYCELKKITNSFKFKLGEGGYGTVYSGTLPGDHRKVAVKFLHHSGPKGEEFLNEVISIGRTSHVNIVSLLGFCLEGSKRALVYEQMPNGSLDKYIYSAPSSTTPAPVKSLGWETLQEIALGVARGLEYLHEGCNTRIIHFDVKPHNVLLDEGFRPKVADFGMAKLCDPKESILTMADARGTVGFIAPEVFSRGFGVVSAKSDVYSYGMLLLEMVGGRSNVKAFAAEKEADLFFPLWIYDYMGETIARKMAMVGLWCIQTVPANRPSMSRVLEMLERSIHELPMPPRPYHPSSPSFSPSMSHSLPSSYPSSTSGFTQRSRPLTPESTV